In Desulfuribacillus stibiiarsenatis, a single genomic region encodes these proteins:
- a CDS encoding helix-turn-helix domain-containing protein, translated as MTHKSKISGTEKIAAVEKYLRGEGSLRRLASMLDVTFASINQWRQTYLSLGPDGLLNTSK; from the coding sequence GTGACTCACAAATCAAAAATATCAGGAACAGAAAAAATAGCTGCTGTAGAAAAATATCTCCGTGGAGAAGGTTCCCTTAGACGTTTAGCTTCTATGCTAGATGTTACCTTTGCATCCATCAACCAATGGCGGCAAACATATCTATCACTAGGCCCTGATGGTCTTCTAAATACATCTAAGA
- the safA gene encoding SafA/ExsA family spore coat assembly protein has translation MVTMSLTSIASAVETYIVQKGDSLWKIAVRYEIGLSEIIGANPQFKDPHWIYPGDKVYVPNIDDIKAFENEVISLTNQERQKKGLKPLIADWQVSRVARYKSVDMRDKKYFSHQSPTYGSPFDMLKSFNVQYRAAGENIAAGQTTAREVVNSWMNSEGHRANILNANFTHIGVGYAEGGPNRHYWTQMFISK, from the coding sequence ATGGTCACAATGTCACTCACGTCTATAGCAAGTGCTGTTGAAACCTATATTGTACAGAAAGGAGATTCTCTTTGGAAAATAGCAGTACGATATGAGATCGGACTGTCAGAAATCATTGGAGCCAATCCGCAGTTTAAAGATCCACACTGGATATACCCTGGTGATAAAGTCTATGTACCAAATATTGATGATATTAAAGCATTCGAGAATGAGGTTATATCGTTAACGAATCAAGAAAGGCAGAAAAAAGGGCTGAAGCCCCTAATTGCAGATTGGCAAGTATCGCGGGTTGCGCGATATAAATCAGTCGATATGAGGGATAAGAAGTATTTTTCGCACCAATCACCAACCTATGGATCGCCATTTGATATGTTAAAGTCTTTTAACGTACAATATCGTGCGGCTGGCGAAAATATTGCGGCGGGTCAGACTACGGCAAGGGAAGTAGTCAATAGCTGGATGAACTCCGAGGGTCACCGTGCCAATATTCTCAATGCGAACTTCACGCATATTGGCGTAGGGTACGCAGAGGGCGGACCAAACCGTCATTACTGGACACAAATGTTTATCTCAAAATAA
- a CDS encoding sulfate/molybdate ABC transporter ATP-binding protein, which translates to MHITVKKLCKSFGNFQASNCVSFNIEKGKLIGLLGPSGGGKTTILRMIAGLEEPDSGEILFNGECVNDKPPQERGIGFVFQNYALFRHMNVFQNISFGLVVQKKSKKEIEKRVNELICLTGLQGLEKRYPNQLSGGQRQRVAFARALAPRPQLLLLDEPFAAIDAKVRKELRTWLKDMIEKLGVTSIFVTHDQEEAIEVADEIIIINQGQVEQMGTPMEIYKQPKTAFVARFIGESNVIENYHLLRGFEKILQYGKAIIRPEFIEIGKEDEISNIAAAQRGIVRHVVYKGNSWQIEVEVGSHLLVAYHALDKKELRVSDKVWVMIHQMHVFDDQESIIVENRLKRAASQFSIPVYI; encoded by the coding sequence ATGCATATAACGGTAAAGAAGTTATGCAAAAGCTTTGGAAATTTTCAAGCATCAAACTGTGTTAGCTTTAATATAGAAAAAGGTAAACTCATTGGCTTACTAGGACCAAGTGGTGGTGGTAAGACTACTATACTTAGAATGATTGCTGGACTCGAAGAACCAGATTCAGGAGAGATTCTTTTTAACGGAGAATGTGTAAATGATAAACCTCCACAAGAGCGTGGTATTGGCTTTGTGTTCCAGAATTACGCGTTATTCCGGCATATGAATGTCTTCCAAAATATATCCTTCGGCCTTGTAGTGCAGAAGAAAAGTAAGAAAGAAATCGAGAAACGGGTCAATGAATTAATTTGTTTAACTGGTCTGCAAGGCTTAGAGAAACGATATCCGAATCAACTATCCGGTGGGCAACGACAACGAGTCGCCTTTGCACGTGCCCTTGCGCCCCGCCCACAGCTTTTGTTACTCGATGAACCATTTGCTGCCATTGATGCAAAGGTTCGAAAGGAATTACGCACTTGGCTAAAAGACATGATTGAAAAGCTCGGAGTCACTAGTATCTTTGTAACCCATGATCAAGAAGAAGCGATTGAAGTAGCAGACGAAATTATTATTATTAATCAAGGGCAAGTCGAACAAATGGGAACACCGATGGAAATATATAAACAGCCAAAAACTGCTTTTGTAGCAAGATTTATCGGAGAATCAAATGTCATAGAAAATTATCATCTGCTTCGCGGGTTCGAAAAGATACTACAATATGGGAAGGCTATTATCCGGCCAGAATTTATTGAGATTGGGAAAGAAGACGAGATTTCAAATATTGCCGCTGCCCAAAGAGGCATTGTAAGACATGTTGTGTATAAAGGCAATAGCTGGCAGATTGAAGTGGAGGTCGGTTCGCACTTATTAGTAGCGTATCATGCACTCGATAAAAAAGAGCTACGAGTAAGCGATAAGGTATGGGTTATGATTCACCAAATGCATGTATTTGATGATCAAGAAAGTATTATCGTTGAAAATCGATTGAAAAGAGCCGCATCACAATTCTCAATCCCTGTATACATTTAA
- the cysW gene encoding sulfate ABC transporter permease subunit CysW, which produces MGRYITEKAYVKLILISIALSFLTLVLILPLISIFADAFRRGIEVYFAALVEPDALAALKLTMLTCLIAVPLNLLFGLTAAWCITKFNFKGKNILITLIDLPFAISPVIAGLIFVVVFGASGVIGPWLLSHDIQIIFAVPGIILATMFVTLPFVARELIPLMQAQGIQEEEAAICMGASGWQTFWKITLPNIKWGLLYGVILCNARAMGEFGAVSVVSGHIRGRTSTLPLHVEILYNEYQFAASFAVASLLVVLALITLVLKGLVEWKHEQDQLKHIGE; this is translated from the coding sequence ATGGGGAGATACATCACGGAAAAAGCGTATGTGAAGTTGATATTAATTTCAATTGCACTTTCTTTTCTGACATTGGTACTAATCCTGCCTTTAATATCAATATTTGCCGATGCATTTCGAAGAGGAATTGAGGTCTATTTTGCTGCACTAGTGGAACCAGATGCATTAGCTGCACTGAAACTTACGATGCTCACATGCTTGATAGCTGTGCCATTAAACTTGCTGTTTGGACTCACGGCAGCGTGGTGCATCACGAAGTTTAATTTTAAAGGCAAAAATATATTGATTACATTAATTGATTTGCCATTTGCCATATCTCCTGTCATCGCAGGTCTCATATTCGTTGTAGTATTTGGTGCAAGTGGAGTAATAGGACCATGGCTATTAAGTCATGATATACAAATTATCTTTGCCGTTCCTGGGATTATACTAGCTACCATGTTTGTCACCTTACCCTTTGTAGCGAGGGAGCTCATTCCGTTAATGCAGGCACAGGGTATTCAAGAAGAGGAAGCGGCAATTTGTATGGGTGCTAGCGGGTGGCAGACATTTTGGAAAATCACTCTTCCAAATATTAAGTGGGGTTTATTATATGGAGTAATCCTGTGTAATGCGAGGGCCATGGGAGAGTTTGGTGCAGTATCTGTGGTATCTGGGCACATCCGTGGGAGAACAAGTACGTTACCACTGCATGTAGAAATATTATATAACGAATATCAATTTGCGGCTTCCTTTGCAGTAGCTTCTTTGCTAGTAGTGCTTGCCCTAATCACATTAGTACTTAAAGGTCTTGTGGAATGGAAACATGAGCAGGATCAATTGAAACATATAGGAGAGTGA
- the cysT gene encoding sulfate ABC transporter permease subunit CysT, with the protein MFDTLKRRSIIPGFGLTMGFTLFYLCLLVLIPLSVLLLKLTAMTWQQYWEIITDVRVLAAFRVSFTTALFAAVINAVFGLMIAWVLVRYQFLGKKIIDGIVDLPFALPTAVAGISLTAIYAENGWMGALLHKIGFQVAFTQVGITLALVFIGIPYVVRTVQPILHELEKDIEEAAVSLGAYRWRTFHAVIFPELFPALLTGFALAFSRGLGEYGSVVFISGNMPMKTEIVPLLIMTKLEQFDYTGAIAIATTMLVISFLLLLLINYIQWQSTKKTLRH; encoded by the coding sequence ATGTTCGATACCCTGAAGCGAAGGAGTATTATCCCTGGCTTTGGTTTAACAATGGGTTTCACTTTGTTTTATTTATGTCTTTTGGTACTAATTCCATTATCTGTTCTGCTGTTAAAGCTGACTGCTATGACTTGGCAGCAGTATTGGGAGATTATCACGGACGTAAGAGTGTTAGCAGCATTTCGAGTAAGCTTTACGACGGCTTTATTCGCTGCTGTTATCAATGCAGTATTCGGACTAATGATTGCCTGGGTATTAGTTCGATATCAGTTTCTTGGGAAAAAAATTATTGATGGCATTGTTGATCTACCTTTTGCTCTTCCTACAGCAGTTGCTGGTATCTCTTTAACAGCAATTTATGCCGAAAACGGATGGATGGGTGCTCTATTACACAAGATTGGATTTCAAGTTGCCTTTACACAAGTGGGGATAACCCTTGCACTCGTGTTTATCGGAATTCCATATGTCGTACGAACGGTACAACCAATATTGCATGAATTAGAGAAAGATATCGAGGAAGCTGCTGTTAGCTTAGGTGCATACCGTTGGCGAACGTTTCATGCAGTCATCTTTCCAGAGTTATTTCCTGCTTTACTTACTGGGTTCGCTTTAGCGTTCTCAAGGGGGCTAGGGGAATATGGGTCCGTCGTATTTATTTCTGGTAATATGCCGATGAAAACAGAGATTGTACCGCTTTTAATCATGACCAAACTAGAACAGTTTGATTATACAGGTGCGATAGCAATTGCAACTACGATGTTGGTAATATCGTTTCTATTACTTCTATTGATTAATTATATTCAATGGCAATCCACGAAGAAAACGCTCAGGCATTAG